One window of Campylobacter avium LMG 24591 genomic DNA carries:
- a CDS encoding prephenate dehydrogenase — MKIAIIGLGLIGGSLGLCLKENKLVSTVYGYDLNKEHEKQALELGLIHELISFKELSKCDVIFIAIPVNAIITVLQKLEKIPKNTTIIELGSTKEQIIKSIPKNLKSQLILAHPMCGTENSGPKAAFKELYKDGVCVICDSQRALVSHRQRAIEILSHIGMRIVFMNSKAHDHHTAIISHLPHAISFALANFVMKEENKKNIVHLAGGSFRGMSRIAKSSPDMWTSIFEQNKENLLNSIELFEQELSYCKQMIEKNDLKALGKWMKKANSLRDIL; from the coding sequence ATGAAAATCGCTATCATAGGACTTGGACTAATAGGCGGCTCTTTGGGGCTGTGTCTTAAGGAAAATAAATTAGTAAGCACCGTATATGGATACGACCTTAATAAAGAGCATGAAAAACAAGCTCTAGAACTTGGCCTAATACACGAGCTAATATCCTTTAAAGAGCTTAGCAAATGCGATGTGATTTTTATAGCAATCCCCGTAAATGCGATAATTACCGTTTTACAAAAGCTAGAAAAAATTCCAAAAAACACTACAATAATCGAACTTGGAAGCACAAAAGAACAAATCATAAAAAGCATTCCTAAAAATTTAAAATCACAGCTTATTTTAGCTCACCCTATGTGTGGCACTGAAAATAGTGGTCCAAAAGCGGCCTTTAAAGAATTATACAAAGACGGTGTTTGCGTGATTTGCGACAGCCAAAGGGCTCTTGTATCGCACAGACAAAGGGCTATTGAAATTTTATCTCACATTGGCATGAGGATAGTTTTTATGAATAGCAAAGCTCACGACCACCACACAGCCATCATTTCGCACCTACCACACGCCATAAGCTTTGCTTTGGCAAATTTCGTCATGAAAGAGGAGAATAAAAAAAATATAGTTCATCTAGCAGGAGGCTCTTTTAGAGGCATGAGTCGTATAGCAAAATCCTCGCCTGATATGTGGACTAGCATTTTTGAGCAAAATAAAGAAAATTTATTAAACAGCATAGAACTTTTCGAACAAGAACTAAGCTACTGCAAGCAAATGATAGAAAAAAACGACCTAAAAGCCTTAGGAAAGTGGATGAAAAAGGCAAATTCGCTAAGAGATATTTTGTAA
- the bamA gene encoding outer membrane protein assembly factor BamA has product MKKIIIVCFLSSLCFAASIRSVTFVGLTQLSSESALAISGLKIGEEINEEKINNAIFKLYEQNYFSDIVVEENLGDIIFHLTQKPSIARIDITGVSSNDRKQIDTILGIKKGALYDEYVLKEAANRIKLYYEARGYFDTVVEFSSEKLSNSSGLQVNYIVNRGENIIIENVFLSGTTKLSYSDFEPSLSNKKREFMGWMWGRNDGKLNIFELPNDSARVADEYMKRGYLDVQVSPPALRVNSNTYKADLSYFIKEGQIYKISSISIENPLYTPEQNREKAEELSSSVGDIANIDNIRNDMNTIQTDVGNLGYAFAQIFPDIQKNELTQEADIIFRVIPNDKVYIRNVTIKGNNRTIDRVVRRELYITEGNLYHKDDLTESRNALRRTSYFDDVNIREERVNSSQIDLVVEVTEASTGSISGGVGYSSSDGVLLNASYSDSNIFGSGMKSIVSVDRSYEYLTGRIGLTNPRIRDSEYSLSGSLYANEYTWDNYSDRNYGFDITVGRRFARYFSAGLTYNLEHSDIYHLSPELILTGYEVGKSIKSSITPYVSFNNTDDYYLPRKGIIASTSLEVAGVGGTQRFVTSSTSFSFYQGLQDFIGLDLIYRYKANFYKTWDMGNLPINQKFFLGGIGSIRGFESRTVSPKNRYGFEEGGTIAFTNSAELSFPLIDRIKLRGALFFDYGAIGREVLDVHKSKHRYSTGLSIEWITPFGPLQLVFAKPLNPQEGDDTSTFEFTVGTRF; this is encoded by the coding sequence ATGAAAAAGATAATAATTGTGTGTTTTTTATCCTCTTTGTGCTTTGCAGCAAGTATAAGGAGCGTGACATTTGTAGGACTTACTCAGCTTTCAAGTGAAAGTGCCTTGGCTATTAGTGGATTAAAAATAGGTGAGGAAATAAATGAAGAAAAGATTAATAATGCAATATTTAAGCTTTACGAGCAAAATTACTTCAGCGATATAGTTGTTGAGGAAAATTTAGGAGATATCATCTTTCACCTTACGCAAAAGCCAAGTATAGCGCGTATCGATATAACAGGCGTTTCATCAAACGATAGGAAGCAAATAGATACTATTTTGGGTATAAAAAAGGGTGCTTTGTATGATGAATATGTCTTAAAAGAAGCCGCTAATAGAATAAAGCTTTATTATGAGGCTAGGGGATATTTTGACACTGTGGTTGAATTTAGTAGCGAGAAGCTAAGCAATTCTAGCGGTTTGCAAGTAAATTACATAGTAAATCGCGGGGAAAATATCATCATAGAAAATGTGTTTTTATCAGGCACCACCAAGCTTTCGTATTCTGATTTTGAACCAAGTTTAAGTAATAAAAAACGCGAATTTATGGGTTGGATGTGGGGCAGAAACGACGGAAAACTTAATATCTTTGAACTACCAAATGATAGCGCAAGGGTGGCTGATGAGTACATGAAACGCGGTTATTTGGATGTGCAAGTATCGCCCCCGGCACTTAGGGTAAATTCAAACACCTACAAGGCTGATTTGTCGTATTTCATAAAAGAGGGTCAAATTTATAAAATTTCAAGTATAAGTATAGAAAATCCACTTTACACTCCCGAGCAAAACCGCGAAAAAGCAGAAGAGCTTAGCTCTAGCGTAGGCGATATAGCTAATATAGACAACATAAGAAATGATATGAATACCATACAAACAGATGTTGGAAATTTAGGCTATGCCTTTGCACAAATTTTTCCGGATATACAAAAAAACGAACTCACTCAAGAAGCCGATATTATCTTTAGAGTAATTCCAAATGATAAGGTTTATATTAGAAATGTCACAATCAAGGGCAATAATAGAACCATAGACAGGGTAGTAAGACGCGAGCTTTATATAACAGAGGGAAATTTATATCATAAAGACGACTTGACAGAATCAAGAAATGCCCTAAGAAGAACCTCATATTTTGATGATGTAAATATAAGAGAAGAGAGGGTAAATTCATCGCAAATTGATTTGGTAGTCGAGGTTACAGAAGCAAGCACAGGTTCAATTAGCGGCGGCGTTGGATACAGTTCATCTGATGGGGTTTTGCTTAATGCTTCTTATTCTGATAGCAATATCTTTGGTTCAGGTATGAAAAGCATAGTAAGCGTTGATAGAAGCTATGAGTATCTTACAGGTCGTATAGGCCTTACAAATCCTCGCATTAGAGATAGTGAGTATAGCTTAAGCGGCAGTCTTTACGCTAATGAATACACTTGGGATAATTACAGCGATAGAAACTACGGTTTTGATATAACAGTTGGCAGACGCTTTGCTAGATATTTTTCAGCAGGTCTTACTTATAATCTAGAGCATAGTGATATTTATCATCTAAGCCCAGAGCTTATTTTAACGGGTTATGAGGTTGGAAAGAGCATTAAAAGCTCTATAACTCCGTATGTATCCTTTAACAACACAGATGATTACTATCTGCCACGCAAGGGTATCATAGCTTCAACCAGCCTAGAAGTAGCTGGTGTTGGCGGAACACAACGTTTTGTTACCTCAAGTACTTCCTTTAGCTTTTATCAAGGCTTGCAAGATTTTATAGGACTTGACCTTATTTACAGATACAAGGCAAATTTTTACAAAACTTGGGATATGGGAAATTTACCTATAAATCAAAAATTTTTCCTAGGTGGTATAGGCTCGATAAGAGGTTTTGAAAGCAGAACCGTTAGTCCTAAAAACAGATATGGTTTTGAAGAGGGCGGAACCATAGCATTTACAAATTCAGCCGAACTTTCCTTTCCACTTATAGATAGGATTAAGCTAAGAGGGGCTTTGTTTTTTGATTACGGTGCTATAGGTAGAGAGGTTTTAGATGTGCATAAGAGTAAGCACAGATATAGCACAGGTTTATCTATAGAGTGGATTACTCCTTTTGGTCCTTTGCAACTTGTGTTTGCTAAGCCTCTAAACCCACAAGAAGGCGATGATACGAGCACGTTTGAATTTACTGTTGGAACTAGATTTTAG
- a CDS encoding 23S rRNA (pseudouridine(1915)-N(3))-methyltransferase RlmH, with product MQIYINCIQKSSDFKEQEQRYLKLISIHSKIKDTVFFNDKIAKAQKTSKQEAKKSYEECFKPLKKGFCIALDEKAKELDSFEFAKLLESKNEVSFFIAGAYGFSENFIKSCDFALSLSKLTLAHSIAKVLLLEQIYRAFCIIKKHPYHK from the coding sequence TTGCAAATTTATATAAACTGTATCCAAAAAAGTAGCGATTTTAAGGAACAAGAACAAAGATATTTAAAGCTAATTAGCATACACAGCAAGATTAAGGATACAGTTTTTTTTAATGACAAGATAGCCAAAGCACAAAAAACATCAAAGCAAGAGGCTAAAAAAAGCTATGAAGAATGCTTTAAGCCGCTTAAAAAAGGCTTTTGTATAGCTTTAGATGAAAAAGCAAAAGAGCTAGATAGCTTTGAATTTGCTAAGCTCTTAGAAAGCAAAAACGAAGTAAGTTTTTTCATAGCCGGGGCTTATGGTTTTAGTGAGAATTTTATAAAAAGTTGCGATTTTGCGCTGTCTTTAAGCAAGCTTACATTAGCACATAGCATTGCAAAAGTGCTTTTGCTAGAGCAGATTTACCGTGCCTTTTGTATTATCAAAAAGCACCCATATCACAAGTAA
- the accD gene encoding acetyl-CoA carboxylase, carboxyltransferase subunit beta, producing MNFLDIFSGIRRKQSSPTDAPNHWIKCENCFALMYDKDIQANLNVCTKCGFHMKISPKERIAMLSDEGSFVEHDEDLQAVDPLKFVDSKSYKKRLSDALESTGSKSSAISGECLINGIKTQLVVFDFSFMGGSLASVEGEKIVRAVQRARSAKTPLVIVSASGGARMQESTFSLMQMSKTSAALKLLAEDKLPYISVLTHPTLGGVSASFAFLGDIIVAEPGALIGFAGARVIKQTIGADLPEGFQTAEFLLEHGLIDSIVERSAQKQYISDFLKLLT from the coding sequence ATGAATTTTTTAGATATTTTTTCAGGTATAAGACGAAAACAATCAAGCCCAACGGACGCTCCAAATCACTGGATAAAATGCGAAAATTGCTTTGCCTTAATGTATGATAAGGACATACAAGCAAATTTAAATGTATGTACTAAGTGCGGCTTTCACATGAAAATTTCCCCAAAAGAGCGTATAGCTATGCTAAGTGATGAGGGAAGTTTTGTAGAGCATGATGAGGATTTACAAGCAGTTGACCCGCTTAAATTTGTAGACAGCAAATCTTACAAAAAAAGACTTAGCGATGCATTAGAGAGCACAGGTTCAAAGAGTTCTGCTATAAGCGGCGAGTGTCTTATAAATGGCATAAAAACCCAACTTGTGGTTTTTGATTTTTCTTTTATGGGCGGTTCTTTGGCTTCTGTTGAAGGAGAAAAGATAGTTCGCGCCGTGCAAAGAGCAAGGTCAGCTAAGACGCCTCTTGTCATAGTTTCAGCCTCAGGCGGAGCCAGAATGCAAGAAAGCACCTTTTCTTTAATGCAAATGAGTAAAACTAGTGCAGCCTTAAAGCTTTTAGCTGAGGATAAGCTACCATATATCAGTGTTTTAACCCACCCTACCTTAGGCGGCGTGTCAGCCTCTTTTGCCTTTTTAGGTGATATTATCGTGGCTGAACCGGGTGCGTTAATAGGTTTTGCAGGGGCTAGGGTTATTAAGCAAACCATAGGAGCTGACCTGCCAGAGGGCTTTCAAACAGCTGAATTTTTGCTAGAACATGGCTTAATTGATTCCATAGTTGAAAGAAGTGCTCAAAAGCAGTACATAAGTGATTTTCTAAAGCTTTTAACTTAG